One genomic segment of Kordiimonas sp. SCSIO 12603 includes these proteins:
- a CDS encoding S41 family peptidase, translated as MKTTLIASSAMLFSICATAAPVSSTAHTSSQQTEVQTKRLPEGELVSVEALREDLAKLKDLLETTHPDPSFTMDVEQVKFQIDRLSEGLKKPLSHYEAWQYLAQLNPYFQDGHMAVFFPEAGKYLQNHIESGGRLFPFKVQIDTANRIYIADTQGTIEGFKAGDEITRINGLKSAEIIKAISSRMHGDSPSHRLALASDRFSQMYWMLYGDSGYYKIETKKNGQPHTHTVIGSDKNPRAVDPELEELVQRERLDNDIGYLRIDRFYYKPAHEEAFFNFMKATWQEFHDKGVKDVIIDVRKNPGGTDHYWHLGIAPYVASEPFSFVSKFKVRLTERNLRLGPVKGELGSIVEAPFDYMIPVDGQEELKIPGQAYLLMGPLSYSSSILFLTAFQDSKQAVIAGPSSGVRSCTTGRIQPLILSGSKLEVTLPTAIFTRSSGDALCQQPMTPDLIISSNPINPEAEIADLAEKIIAGRTAN; from the coding sequence ATGAAAACGACCCTAATCGCTTCAAGCGCTATGCTCTTTAGCATTTGTGCAACAGCGGCTCCTGTAAGCAGTACTGCTCATACATCTTCTCAACAAACCGAAGTACAAACGAAACGATTGCCGGAAGGCGAATTAGTTTCAGTTGAGGCGCTTAGAGAGGACTTAGCAAAGCTAAAAGACCTGCTGGAGACTACCCATCCCGATCCAAGTTTCACCATGGATGTAGAACAGGTGAAGTTTCAAATAGATAGACTTTCAGAAGGATTAAAGAAACCACTGAGCCACTATGAAGCTTGGCAATATTTAGCGCAGTTAAACCCATATTTTCAAGACGGTCACATGGCTGTATTCTTTCCCGAAGCAGGCAAATATCTTCAAAACCATATAGAAAGCGGCGGCCGCCTATTCCCCTTTAAAGTACAAATAGATACAGCAAACCGTATTTATATTGCTGATACCCAAGGGACAATTGAAGGCTTCAAAGCAGGTGATGAAATAACACGAATTAACGGCCTCAAATCAGCAGAGATTATAAAAGCCATTTCAAGTAGAATGCACGGCGATTCTCCAAGCCACCGCCTTGCCTTAGCTTCTGACAGGTTTTCCCAGATGTACTGGATGCTTTATGGGGACAGCGGTTATTACAAGATTGAAACCAAAAAAAATGGACAGCCCCACACCCACACGGTCATTGGTAGTGATAAAAACCCAAGAGCAGTAGATCCCGAGCTTGAGGAACTGGTTCAACGCGAGAGACTTGATAACGATATTGGGTATCTACGGATTGACCGGTTTTATTATAAGCCAGCCCACGAAGAAGCCTTTTTCAATTTCATGAAAGCGACATGGCAGGAATTTCACGACAAGGGCGTAAAAGATGTAATTATTGATGTACGCAAGAACCCTGGCGGCACTGATCACTATTGGCATCTGGGCATTGCGCCTTATGTCGCTTCCGAACCATTTTCTTTTGTTTCGAAATTCAAAGTACGGCTGACGGAAAGAAACCTTCGTCTCGGCCCGGTGAAGGGGGAACTTGGTTCCATTGTTGAAGCACCCTTTGACTATATGATCCCTGTTGATGGACAAGAAGAGCTAAAAATACCTGGCCAAGCATACTTGCTAATGGGGCCACTCAGTTATTCATCATCCATTTTGTTTTTAACGGCGTTTCAGGATTCAAAACAAGCAGTGATAGCTGGCCCATCAAGTGGCGTTCGATCATGCACAACTGGCCGTATTCAACCACTTATTTTATCCGGGTCCAAACTCGAAGTGACCTTACCAACAGCTATCTTTACCCGGTCATCAGGGGATGCTTTATGCCAACAGCCCATGACACCAGACCTCATTATTTCTAGTAATCCTATAAATCCAGAAGCTGAGATAGCTGATCTAGCAGAAAAAATTATTGCAGGACGCACAGCAAACTAA
- a CDS encoding polysaccharide deacetylase encodes MIKNKIAWPKGAKCAAAITFDIDADSLIHISKPNDGHDRLCPLSMGLYGPTAAMHRILDTYKKFGIRQTFFIPAWCMEQYPEMVENILEGGHEIAHHGYIHEDPTTHSTEEQRYWFEKALDVHVRMTGSKPKGYRAPVYNVNMAVVDLLIEHGFLYESSMMADDTPYILQTDKGRLVEAPVHWAVDDWPPFAHYPEIDYMMHVQPASHGLQGFWEEFEAQHKHGGFWMSIWHPFLTGRLSRWSMVEEWLERVLERGDVWFAPVHEIASYVQSQHETGAQDIRVDRLPYYPQAQFPAAREHKK; translated from the coding sequence ATGATTAAGAACAAGATAGCTTGGCCAAAAGGTGCTAAATGCGCTGCTGCCATTACGTTTGATATTGATGCGGACAGTTTGATCCATATTTCTAAACCTAATGACGGCCATGATCGATTGTGCCCGCTTTCTATGGGGCTTTACGGTCCAACTGCTGCAATGCACCGCATATTGGATACCTATAAAAAGTTTGGCATTAGGCAGACATTTTTTATTCCTGCTTGGTGTATGGAACAATATCCAGAGATGGTGGAAAATATTCTGGAAGGTGGGCATGAAATAGCGCACCACGGCTATATTCATGAAGATCCTACTACGCATTCAACAGAAGAGCAGCGGTACTGGTTTGAAAAAGCTTTGGACGTGCATGTGCGCATGACCGGCAGCAAACCGAAAGGTTACCGGGCACCTGTTTACAATGTGAATATGGCTGTGGTTGATCTGCTGATTGAACACGGCTTTCTCTATGAAAGCTCCATGATGGCAGATGATACACCATACATTCTGCAAACAGATAAAGGTCGCTTGGTGGAAGCACCTGTTCATTGGGCTGTAGATGATTGGCCACCTTTCGCACATTACCCTGAAATTGATTATATGATGCATGTTCAGCCCGCGTCACATGGTCTTCAGGGCTTCTGGGAAGAGTTTGAAGCACAGCACAAACATGGTGGTTTTTGGATGTCTATCTGGCACCCATTCCTGACTGGACGGCTATCCCGCTGGTCGATGGTGGAGGAATGGCTTGAACGAGTGCTTGAACGCGGTGATGTATGGTTTGCTCCGGTTCATGAAATCGCTTCATATGTTCAAAGCCAGCATGAAACAGGTGCACAGGATATAAGGGTGGACAGGTTGCCTTATTATCCACAGGCACAGTTTCCAGCGGCGCGCGAACATAAAAAGTAG
- a CDS encoding TonB-dependent receptor encodes MRKHFVPSTLHRQLMSAVAVTTVLATQAWGQDDGKEREQKYALEEVVVTAQKRSESQQSVGVTLSAFSGDVMKELNVDDIADVAANIPNVQVNYGFGPTNFNVRGLGVNEFSSNLDSPIAVHVDESYISKSFTTSLLLFDIGRVEALKGPQGTLFGRNATGGAVNFFTNKPHNEFEASINAGFDTYETLRVEGVYNTPLTDSLSLRLSGFVINQGQGFYENTTRNEDEGKTDKWAVRGQLNWAGENTEVNLSLSYGQDRSDFIPYEGVGVATPESVAAGAPEFCPEYLNGTVRGNTANCVRTIDGLNPGDDDPFTSEGDVEHQVNNESFIGQLRIDHDFSIGTFSSISTYQTFERDQREDADGTPGPGIENFYYDKVEVFGQELRLASDNAGVWNYVAGLYYLKDDFRQSEYLRVAGGAVPGLFSSFTQSNEAVAAFLHNNFQLTDSFSLTGGIRWSREEVTIVGGTDAGLGSIDFGDGEDGPETIVATLATHTLLPDGGERTDENVNFKVGFEWEPELEAFDQFLFFGNVSTGFRSGGYNATFVSAQEGFTSLEPETITAYEAGFKTTFLDNRARVNVSGFIYDFSNGIVNVDTPFAVLPVAVNAASIDTKGIEIDGQFLLAPGLELNVAGGWLDSEIVSDITAAGVSLNGFTPVNAPEWTFNGQLRYEFEVSDDWNMIVSTDWSWRDDQFLETVNAPSNLEDAYWIGNARITLTDVTEKYSVSIYGSNITNTTYRTYANDLPSFGWLLNIYGPPRVFGVSAGIRF; translated from the coding sequence ATGCGCAAGCATTTCGTACCGAGCACGTTGCACCGGCAGCTGATGAGTGCTGTTGCTGTTACTACCGTTCTGGCAACACAAGCGTGGGGACAGGATGATGGAAAAGAACGTGAGCAAAAATATGCTCTTGAAGAGGTTGTTGTAACCGCACAAAAACGCTCTGAATCTCAGCAGAGTGTTGGTGTTACACTTTCTGCTTTTTCTGGCGATGTAATGAAAGAACTGAATGTTGATGATATCGCTGATGTAGCGGCAAATATCCCCAACGTTCAGGTGAACTATGGTTTTGGCCCTACAAATTTTAATGTACGTGGCCTTGGTGTGAATGAATTCTCCAGTAATCTGGATTCACCAATCGCCGTACATGTTGATGAAAGCTATATTTCGAAGAGCTTCACCACGAGCTTGCTTTTGTTTGATATTGGACGAGTTGAAGCGCTTAAAGGTCCGCAAGGTACACTCTTTGGTCGGAATGCCACAGGTGGCGCGGTAAACTTTTTCACCAATAAGCCGCATAATGAGTTTGAAGCTAGCATTAATGCTGGGTTTGATACTTATGAAACGCTCCGTGTTGAAGGTGTATACAATACACCACTTACTGATAGCCTAAGCCTCCGCCTGTCTGGTTTTGTTATTAATCAGGGGCAGGGCTTTTATGAAAATACCACACGAAATGAGGATGAAGGCAAAACTGATAAGTGGGCAGTACGTGGCCAGCTTAATTGGGCTGGTGAAAACACTGAGGTGAACTTGTCACTTTCTTACGGTCAGGATCGTTCCGACTTTATTCCGTATGAGGGTGTAGGTGTTGCAACTCCTGAATCGGTAGCTGCTGGTGCCCCTGAGTTTTGTCCTGAGTATCTGAATGGTACTGTGCGTGGTAATACAGCTAATTGTGTACGTACAATTGATGGCTTGAACCCGGGTGACGATGATCCATTCACATCAGAAGGTGATGTTGAACACCAAGTGAATAACGAATCTTTCATTGGTCAACTTCGCATTGATCATGATTTCTCAATTGGTACATTCTCTTCCATATCAACTTACCAAACATTTGAACGCGATCAGCGTGAAGATGCTGATGGTACGCCTGGTCCGGGTATTGAGAACTTCTACTATGATAAAGTAGAGGTGTTTGGTCAGGAACTGCGCCTTGCGTCAGATAACGCCGGTGTTTGGAACTATGTTGCAGGCCTTTACTATCTGAAAGATGATTTCCGTCAGTCAGAATATTTGCGTGTTGCAGGCGGTGCTGTGCCAGGCTTGTTCTCTAGCTTTACGCAGAGCAATGAAGCCGTTGCAGCTTTCTTGCACAATAACTTCCAACTTACTGATTCCTTCAGCCTTACAGGCGGTATCCGCTGGAGTAGAGAAGAAGTAACCATCGTTGGAGGTACCGATGCTGGCTTAGGCTCTATTGATTTTGGTGATGGTGAAGATGGCCCGGAAACAATCGTCGCTACGCTTGCGACACATACACTGTTGCCAGATGGTGGTGAACGTACAGATGAAAACGTAAACTTCAAAGTAGGTTTTGAGTGGGAACCAGAGCTGGAAGCTTTTGATCAGTTCTTGTTCTTTGGTAATGTTTCTACAGGTTTCCGTTCAGGCGGTTATAACGCGACCTTTGTTTCTGCGCAGGAAGGTTTCACGTCTCTTGAGCCTGAAACAATCACTGCTTATGAAGCTGGTTTCAAAACTACATTTCTAGATAACCGCGCGCGCGTAAATGTATCTGGTTTCATTTATGATTTCTCCAACGGCATCGTAAATGTGGATACGCCTTTCGCGGTTCTGCCAGTTGCTGTGAACGCTGCCTCTATTGATACTAAAGGTATTGAGATTGATGGTCAGTTCCTTCTTGCACCTGGCCTTGAACTGAACGTTGCAGGTGGTTGGCTTGATTCTGAAATCGTAAGCGATATTACGGCAGCTGGTGTAAGCCTTAATGGCTTTACGCCGGTAAATGCGCCTGAGTGGACCTTCAATGGTCAGCTTCGCTATGAATTTGAAGTAAGTGATGACTGGAACATGATTGTTTCAACAGATTGGAGCTGGCGCGATGACCAGTTCCTGGAAACAGTGAATGCACCGTCTAACCTTGAAGATGCTTACTGGATTGGTAATGCCCGCATCACGCTTACTGATGTTACCGAGAAATACAGCGTTTCCATTTATGGCAGTAACATCACCAATACCACATACCGGACCTACGCGAATGATCTGCCGAGCTTTGGCTGGCTCTTGAATATCTATGGCCCACCAAGAGTGTTTGGTGTTTCCGCAGGCATACGTTTCTAA
- a CDS encoding amidase, protein MTNDFAYMAAYEIADLIRAREVSPVEVMLSTINRIEARNASMNAFVFTAFEEALENAKAAEDEIMRGDYKGPLHGIPTAMKDLFDFKEGWPSTLGGVPAMKDNIAENNCAYTERMEAAGAIIVGKTNSPTFGYRGTCDNFLFGPTGNPFNTNYNSGGSSGGSAAAVADGLVPIAEGTDGGGSIRIPAAWCNNYGFKPSFGRSPILIRPNAFGASTPFIHMGPITRNVKDAVNTLNALCGPHPGDPLAVMPKEDLSGYVGRPVGGMKVAFTEDFGIFPVVPEVRAAVRRTAEKLREAGVVVEDVKFDIKHSAYELGELWCKLFAPLNNHVLDSLKQNGVDLLNGDMQQVPDEFIKWSKYASEELTFVEHHRQQSIRGEIFDELQRVLEGYDAIISPTLACLPVLNEQNGDTMGPTELEGEQVEPLIGWCMTYFNNFTGHPAANVPAGLSKDGLPIGLHITGRMGADGDVIALSSAFEQVAPWQQHYDVCKARAL, encoded by the coding sequence ATGACCAATGATTTTGCATATATGGCGGCTTATGAAATCGCTGATTTAATCCGAGCGCGGGAAGTGTCTCCGGTGGAAGTAATGTTAAGTACTATCAACCGCATTGAAGCGCGAAATGCATCTATGAATGCTTTTGTGTTTACGGCTTTTGAAGAAGCCCTTGAAAATGCAAAGGCGGCTGAAGATGAGATAATGCGCGGTGATTACAAAGGCCCGCTTCACGGTATTCCAACCGCCATGAAAGACCTGTTTGATTTTAAAGAAGGGTGGCCGTCCACACTTGGTGGTGTTCCAGCGATGAAGGATAATATTGCAGAAAACAACTGCGCTTATACAGAACGCATGGAAGCGGCTGGTGCGATTATTGTTGGTAAAACAAATAGCCCTACGTTTGGTTATAGAGGAACTTGTGACAATTTCCTTTTTGGCCCTACGGGAAATCCATTTAACACCAACTACAACAGTGGCGGTTCGTCAGGTGGTAGTGCGGCAGCGGTAGCTGATGGTTTAGTGCCAATCGCGGAAGGAACTGATGGGGGTGGTTCTATTCGTATTCCAGCTGCCTGGTGTAACAATTATGGTTTCAAGCCTTCCTTTGGTCGCTCACCTATTCTTATAAGGCCAAACGCTTTTGGTGCTTCCACACCGTTCATTCATATGGGGCCAATCACGCGTAATGTTAAAGATGCTGTAAATACACTTAATGCCCTATGTGGGCCGCATCCGGGTGATCCTTTAGCTGTTATGCCAAAGGAAGATCTAAGTGGATATGTTGGCCGCCCTGTTGGTGGCATGAAGGTAGCGTTTACTGAAGATTTTGGAATTTTCCCGGTTGTTCCAGAAGTAAGAGCTGCAGTGCGCCGCACAGCTGAAAAACTACGGGAAGCGGGAGTTGTCGTTGAGGATGTGAAGTTTGATATTAAGCACTCTGCTTATGAACTAGGTGAACTTTGGTGCAAACTATTTGCTCCGCTTAACAATCATGTGCTCGATAGTTTGAAGCAAAATGGTGTCGATCTTCTGAACGGTGATATGCAACAGGTGCCTGATGAATTCATCAAATGGTCAAAATATGCTTCGGAAGAGCTCACATTTGTAGAGCATCATCGCCAGCAAAGTATTCGCGGTGAAATCTTTGATGAACTCCAGCGCGTACTAGAGGGTTATGACGCTATTATCTCTCCCACTCTTGCTTGTTTACCCGTTTTGAATGAGCAAAATGGCGATACTATGGGGCCGACAGAACTTGAGGGTGAACAGGTTGAGCCGCTTATTGGTTGGTGCATGACATACTTCAATAATTTCACAGGGCATCCTGCTGCAAATGTGCCAGCGGGACTTAGTAAAGATGGTTTGCCAATTGGGCTTCATATCACAGGCCGGATGGGTGCAGATGGTGATGTTATCGCGCTCAGTAGTGCCTTTGAGCAAGTTGCCCCGTGGCAGCAACACTATGATGTGTGTAAAGCACGTGCGTTGTAA
- the gcvA gene encoding transcriptional regulator GcvA: MARLPQLRGLQAFDAAARHLSFKKAAEELNVTPTAISHLIKALEDDLGLKLFNRLTRSLSLTQAGEVYAPHVHEAFRKLEEASLAITDSDASGPIHITTTKTFASKWLSPRLHTFSAENQEFRVKLDASDMVRDFAVNNIDIAIRHGTGDYGGQYYSWILDNYVAPVCSPDLFESGDITPEDLLKHPLIVYEWSGFCEEDPDWEKWFAECGIEKPNLDLAETYSDEHICVQAALDGRGIALTSLLASASHIEAGRLIVPVPVLVKDKSYYLVCNQLHSESKKVKAFENWLLEEADTFRDTAVGALMEKEWLKDNEPSE; the protein is encoded by the coding sequence ATGGCAAGACTTCCGCAGCTTAGAGGACTTCAGGCATTTGATGCCGCAGCAAGGCACTTGAGCTTCAAAAAGGCGGCTGAAGAATTAAACGTTACGCCTACCGCGATTAGCCATTTGATCAAAGCCCTTGAAGATGATCTTGGTCTAAAGCTGTTTAACCGGTTGACCCGGTCTTTATCTCTCACTCAGGCTGGTGAAGTATACGCACCGCATGTGCATGAAGCCTTTCGTAAGCTTGAAGAAGCTTCACTCGCCATTACGGATAGTGACGCCAGTGGTCCTATCCATATCACCACGACAAAGACATTTGCCAGTAAATGGCTATCGCCTCGTTTGCATACCTTTAGCGCTGAAAATCAGGAGTTCCGAGTGAAACTTGATGCCAGTGATATGGTACGCGATTTTGCTGTGAATAATATTGATATTGCAATCAGGCACGGTACTGGCGATTACGGAGGCCAGTATTATTCCTGGATACTCGATAACTATGTAGCGCCAGTTTGTTCACCTGATTTATTTGAAAGTGGCGATATCACGCCGGAAGACCTGCTCAAACATCCACTGATTGTTTATGAATGGAGTGGGTTTTGTGAAGAAGATCCTGACTGGGAAAAATGGTTCGCTGAATGTGGCATTGAAAAACCTAATCTGGATTTAGCAGAAACCTATAGTGACGAGCATATTTGTGTTCAGGCAGCTTTGGATGGCCGCGGTATAGCGCTCACAAGCCTGTTGGCTAGCGCTTCTCATATTGAAGCAGGGCGATTAATCGTGCCTGTTCCTGTGTTGGTGAAAGATAAAAGTTATTATCTCGTTTGCAATCAGCTTCATTCCGAGAGCAAGAAAGTGAAAGCTTTTGAAAACTGGCTGTTGGAAGAGGCTGATACTTTCAGGGATACAGCCGTTGGCGCTCTTATGGAAAAAGAGTGGCTAAAGGATAACGAACCTTCTGAATAG
- a CDS encoding SDR family NAD(P)-dependent oxidoreductase, whose protein sequence is MTQELNGKIALVTGSCRGIGRACGKALAIAGAQVVLNWNESEDDINNVVTEIRSLGGKCMPVRADVSNEIDVRQMFNYIDEVWGAIDIVVNNAGVALSKPFLDSTEEDFQYIFDTNVRGAFFVGKEALRRMQGRSDLPRLINIGSELGYLGRPNNALYAASKAAMMNLTKSWATEFAPYVLVNTIAPGPISTRMLDPKRMSEESLELELNNPMGRLGTVDEVAGCVRFLSGPEATFITGQTLGPNGGAVMP, encoded by the coding sequence ATGACACAAGAGTTGAACGGGAAGATCGCGCTAGTTACAGGTTCTTGCAGAGGTATTGGCCGGGCATGCGGCAAAGCACTGGCAATAGCAGGTGCTCAAGTGGTCTTGAACTGGAATGAATCTGAAGACGACATCAATAATGTTGTAACCGAGATACGGTCTTTAGGGGGGAAGTGCATGCCTGTGCGTGCTGATGTCTCCAATGAGATCGATGTTCGGCAGATGTTCAACTATATTGATGAAGTCTGGGGCGCGATTGATATTGTGGTGAATAATGCCGGCGTTGCGCTTAGCAAGCCGTTCCTTGATAGTACGGAAGAAGATTTTCAATATATTTTTGATACCAATGTAAGGGGTGCTTTCTTTGTCGGGAAAGAAGCGCTGAGGCGTATGCAAGGCCGCAGCGATCTACCGCGGCTGATCAATATTGGATCAGAACTGGGGTATCTTGGACGCCCGAACAACGCTCTTTATGCAGCATCAAAAGCAGCCATGATGAACCTTACCAAATCCTGGGCCACAGAATTTGCGCCGTATGTGTTGGTTAATACGATCGCACCAGGGCCTATTTCCACACGCATGTTAGACCCTAAACGTATGTCCGAGGAAAGTTTGGAACTTGAACTGAATAACCCGATGGGACGTTTGGGAACGGTTGATGAAGTGGCTGGCTGTGTCAGATTTTTAAGTGGCCCGGAGGCCACTTTCATAACCGGTCAAACTCTTGGACCTAATGGCGGGGCCGTTATGCCGTAA
- a CDS encoding DUF1989 domain-containing protein: MSKLELWFWLGKARSPSKKGSRMCYITEEEKLRSALGSAAELKGFNDTLVTPASPSGRVEFNKTYRIPARQGRAVILKKNEYLVLANPTGRQVCDLWAFNAENQAEYMSMEHSRTALNRTIPREGDKLVTNRRRPILEVVADSSAGIHDTVIAACDVYRYEELGVEGYHDNCSDNMRMAMYAIGRTQAYVPSPFNVWMNVPVEENGDFRWLPPVSKERDEIVLKACMPTIIAMSACPQDITVVNGDSKTTHPLDFLVKPASSLTA, encoded by the coding sequence ATGAGCAAACTGGAACTGTGGTTTTGGCTGGGCAAAGCGCGCAGCCCGAGTAAGAAAGGCTCCAGAATGTGTTACATCACTGAAGAAGAAAAGCTTCGCAGCGCGTTAGGGTCTGCTGCGGAATTGAAAGGCTTTAATGATACCCTGGTTACCCCTGCATCACCGAGCGGCCGTGTCGAGTTTAACAAAACTTACCGAATACCTGCCAGACAAGGCCGTGCGGTTATTCTCAAGAAAAACGAGTATCTGGTTCTAGCAAACCCAACGGGGCGTCAAGTATGTGATCTATGGGCCTTTAATGCCGAAAATCAGGCTGAATATATGTCCATGGAACATAGCCGAACTGCGTTAAACCGGACTATTCCCAGAGAAGGAGATAAGCTTGTTACCAACCGCCGTCGGCCTATTCTTGAAGTTGTCGCAGATTCATCAGCTGGCATTCACGATACAGTAATCGCGGCCTGTGATGTGTACCGGTACGAAGAATTGGGCGTTGAAGGCTATCATGATAACTGTTCAGATAACATGCGAATGGCGATGTATGCTATCGGCAGAACACAGGCCTATGTGCCAAGCCCTTTCAATGTGTGGATGAATGTTCCAGTTGAGGAAAATGGTGATTTTCGCTGGTTACCACCGGTTTCAAAAGAACGGGATGAAATAGTCCTTAAGGCCTGTATGCCAACTATCATTGCAATGTCAGCATGCCCACAGGACATCACGGTGGTGAATGGTGACAGTAAAACCACTCACCCACTAGATTTCCTTGTAAAGCCCGCAAGCTCCCTTACGGCATAA
- a CDS encoding ester cyclase: MSEQERNKEIVEKIYSICWNHGDMDMIDEIFDENVNHEQFLEGWPTGREGFKTLVRFWREAFPDIHEDAIELIAEGNKVASRFRLRGTHKGDFYGIPGTGKKIDIYGGEMFTFNDGKVVDYLYHEDALGLFFQIGVMPLNQDEIAGVDVSAD, from the coding sequence ATGTCCGAACAGGAAAGAAATAAAGAAATCGTCGAGAAAATTTACTCAATCTGCTGGAACCATGGTGACATGGATATGATTGATGAGATTTTTGATGAAAACGTAAACCACGAACAATTCCTTGAAGGCTGGCCAACAGGGCGCGAAGGGTTCAAAACTCTTGTGAGATTCTGGCGCGAAGCCTTCCCTGACATTCACGAAGATGCAATTGAGCTTATCGCCGAAGGTAATAAAGTTGCAAGCCGCTTCCGTCTTCGCGGCACCCACAAAGGTGATTTCTACGGCATCCCAGGTACAGGCAAAAAAATCGATATCTATGGCGGTGAAATGTTCACTTTTAACGATGGTAAAGTGGTTGATTATCTTTACCACGAAGATGCGCTCGGGCTTTTCTTCCAGATTGGTGTAATGCCGCTTAATCAGGACGAAATCGCCGGCGTTGATGTTTCCGCCGATTAA
- a CDS encoding SDR family NAD(P)-dependent oxidoreductase: MSFLSFKDQTVLVTGGSSGIGFGVAQAFAEAGATLHIMSQSSDIVAAAEKLSENSSVLVTAHQCDIQNSEAVKEALASIGQLDVLVANAGVERVTPITDLSSQTEEDFRTIINTNILGTYYVTREAVRYMEQGSNIIITASIWGRTGVAEFSGYVASKHANIGFMRSLARELGPEGIRVNCVCPGWVKTGPAMQSLKEIAEDKQVSEEEALSEITANQCLPGIQEPSDIAGLYLYLASPFASNITGQSINADRGERLS, encoded by the coding sequence GTGAGCTTCTTGAGTTTTAAAGATCAAACCGTATTGGTAACTGGTGGAAGTAGCGGTATTGGTTTTGGCGTGGCCCAAGCTTTTGCTGAAGCTGGTGCAACACTGCATATTATGTCGCAAAGCTCAGACATTGTTGCAGCCGCCGAAAAGCTCTCAGAAAACTCTTCTGTACTTGTTACCGCACATCAATGCGATATTCAAAATTCGGAAGCAGTGAAAGAGGCGCTTGCATCAATAGGACAACTGGATGTGCTCGTAGCCAATGCTGGCGTAGAACGTGTTACCCCGATTACGGACTTATCTTCACAAACCGAGGAAGATTTCAGAACCATTATAAATACCAATATTCTGGGTACATATTATGTAACTCGGGAAGCCGTACGATATATGGAGCAGGGTAGTAATATCATTATTACCGCATCTATCTGGGGCCGTACCGGTGTTGCTGAATTCAGTGGTTATGTAGCCTCCAAGCACGCTAACATTGGGTTTATGCGCAGTCTTGCCCGCGAACTAGGGCCTGAGGGTATCAGGGTAAACTGCGTATGCCCTGGCTGGGTGAAAACGGGGCCGGCTATGCAATCTCTAAAAGAAATCGCTGAAGATAAGCAAGTAAGCGAAGAAGAAGCTCTCTCTGAAATTACCGCAAACCAGTGTTTGCCGGGGATTCAGGAGCCCTCTGATATTGCAGGATTATATCTCTATTTAGCGTCGCCATTTGCCAGCAATATTACTGGTCAATCTATCAACGCGGATAGAGGTGAGCGACTTTCATGA